In Sphingomonas oryzagri, the genomic stretch GCCGCGATCTGTTCGGCCGCATCCTCCACAGCGAGGAGGAGCATGTCGACTTCCTCGACAAGCAGTTCGATCTGATCAGGCTGATGGGCATCCAGAACTACATCCAGCTGAACTCGAAGGCAGCCGGCGAGGGCGAGAGCAGCGCGGGAGCGTGAGGTCGTTGAGCCCCTCCCTGAAAGGGAGGGGTTTGGGTGGGTTCTGTTCAGCACACCGACGCGCCCGCCTCAGGCGAACCCACCCCCGCCCCCTCCCTTTCAGGGAGGGGAGTGAGAAAACAAAAAGGCCGGCTCCCTTTCGGGGCCGGCCTTTTTCGTTGCCTGGATCTTCCGCCTGTCAGCGCTGGGCCATGCCGAAGCTGCCCGCCGGCTTGCGACCGAAACCGCCCGGCCCCGGACGACGCTCGACGATCGGGTTCACCTCGCGGTCGAACAGGCGGAGCGTCGCGTCGAACAGCGGGCGCAGCTCGACCACCTTCTCGATCAGCTCGTCCGGCGTCTCGCGGGCTTCCACGCAGCGACGCGCGGTCATCTCGATCACCTCGGCCAGCTCGGCGAGCGGCACCGCGCCGAACTGGCGCGATTCGCCCTTCAGCGTGTGCGCCGGCAGCACCAAAGCGGCGGCCGAACGGTCGCGGATCGCCTGTTCGATCTGATCGACGGACTTGACCCCGTCTTCGCGGAAATAGCCGAGAATGCGCACGAAACCGGAGCCCAGTTCCGTACGGACGCGTGCGAACACGCCCCAATCGACCAGTTCGGCGGCTCCCATAGCCACGGCGGCGACCCCTTTCACCCGCAACACTAACGATCGGGCTATGCACCCCATCGGGTAAAAGGAAGGTTACCGCGTCCTAGCGGATAGTCGAAGTCCGGGGCCGATCGGCGTGTTTTCGGGGGTGACGGACCATCCCCGCTCCTCCCCCACCGCGCCGATTTCGCGCGGCGCGACCGGATCGTCGGCCACGGCGAGTATATCGGGCGCCTCCGGCCCGCCCTCGCGAATCGCTCGGGCAACGCGGATGGCGGGCCAGGGGCAGCGCAACCCGCGAAGGTCGAGCAGCAGCGGCTCGCTCACTCGCCCTTCTTGTCCCCGAAAGGATTCTTCGGCGCGCGCAGCGTCAGGCGTACCGGCACCGCGCCGAAGCCCAGTTCCTTGCGGATGCCGTTGATCAGGTAGCGCTGGTAGCTCATCGGCAGCTCGTCCACGCGCGTGCCGAACAGCACGAAGCCGGGCGGCCGCGTCTTGGCCTGGGTGATGAAGCGCAGCTTGATCCGCTTGCCGCCGGGCGCGGGCGGCGGGTTCTTCTCGATCGCCTTCTCGAACCAGCGGTTGAGTTGGCCGGTGGAGACGCGCTTGCTCCACGCATCGCGCGTCTCGAACGCGGCGCCGAGAAGCTGGTCCAGCCCCTTGCCGGTGGCGGCGGAGACGGCGATCAGCGGCACGCCCTTCACCTGCGCCAGCCCCTCCTCCAGCGCGGCCTTCACGCCGTTGAACAGGGCGGACTGGCCTTCCGCCACATCCCATTTGTTCAGCGCGATGACGAGGGCGCGGCCTTCCTGCAGCACATGGTCGGCGATGCGCAGGTCCTGCGCCTCCAGCCCGCGCGTGGCATCGAGCAGCAGCACGACCACCTCGGCGAAATCCACCGCGCGCATCGTGTCGGAGGCGGAGAGCTTCTCCAGCTTGT encodes the following:
- a CDS encoding Hpt domain-containing protein, giving the protein MGAAELVDWGVFARVRTELGSGFVRILGYFREDGVKSVDQIEQAIRDRSAAALVLPAHTLKGESRQFGAVPLAELAEVIEMTARRCVEARETPDELIEKVVELRPLFDATLRLFDREVNPIVERRPGPGGFGRKPAGSFGMAQR
- a CDS encoding sulfurtransferase TusA family protein, with the protein product MSEPLLLDLRGLRCPWPAIRVARAIREGGPEAPDILAVADDPVAPREIGAVGEERGWSVTPENTPIGPGLRLSARTR